A part of Pongo pygmaeus isolate AG05252 chromosome 14, NHGRI_mPonPyg2-v2.0_pri, whole genome shotgun sequence genomic DNA contains:
- the RFXAP gene encoding regulatory factor X-associated protein: MEAQGVAEGAGPGAASGVPHPAALAPAAAPTLAPAPVAAAASQFTLLVMQPCAGQDEAATPGGSIGAGRPVRYLCEGAGDGEEEAGEDEADLLDTSDPPGGGESAASLEDLEDEETHSGGEGSSGGARRRGSGGGSMSKTCTYEGCSETTSQVAKQRKPWMCKKHRNKMYKDKYKKKKSDQALNCGGTASTGSAGNVKLEESADNILSIVKQRTGSFGDRPARPTLLEQVLNQKRLSLLRSPEVVQFLQKQQQLLNQQVLEQRQQQFPGASM; the protein is encoded by the exons ATGGAGGCGCAGGGTGTCGCGGAGGGCGCGGGGCCGGGCGCCGCCAGCGGCGTGCCCCACCCCGCGGCCCTAGCCCCGGCTGCGGCTCCCACCTTGGCGCCAGCCCCGGTGGCGGCCGCGGCCTCGCAATTCACCCTGCTGGTGATGCAACCCTGTGCTGGGCAGGACGAGGCTGCGACCCCCGGGGGCAGCATTGGGGCGGGCAGGCCCGTTAGGTACCTGTGCGAAGGGGCCGGGGATGGCgaagaggaggctggggaggacGAGGCGGACCTGCTAGACACTTCGGACCCTCCGGGGGGAGGCGAGAGCGCGGCTAGTTTGGAGGATCTGGAGGATGAGGAGACTCACTCGGGGGGCGAGGGCAGCAGCGGGGGCGCCCGGAGGCGGGGCAGCGGTGGGGGCAGCATGAGCAAAACCTGCACCTACGAAGGCtgcagcgagaccacgagccagGTGGCCAAGCAGCGCAAACCGTGGATGTGCAAGAAACACCGCAACAAGATGTACAAGGACAAGTATAAAAAGAAGAAGAGCGACCAGGCCCTAAACTGCGGTGGGACTGCCTCGACTGGCAGCGCGGGAAACGTCAAACTCGAG GAAAGTGCAGATAACATACTCTCCATTGTTAAACAAAGAACAGGATCTTTTGGGGATCGTCCTGCAAGACCTACTCTTTTAGAACAAGTGTTAAATCAAAAAAGACTG tcATTACTAAGAAGTCCAGAAGTAGTGCAGTTTTTACAGAAACAGCAACAACTATTAAATCAGCAAGTTTTGGAGCAAAGACAGCAGCAGTTTCCAGGAGCATCAATGTGA